The Gasterosteus aculeatus chromosome 17, fGasAcu3.hap1.1, whole genome shotgun sequence genome includes a window with the following:
- the hcfc1a gene encoding host cell factor 1a isoform X3: protein MSAPGSAVSGTTASVLQPRWKRVLGWSGPVPRPRHGHRAVAIKELMVVFGGGNEGIVDELHVYNTATNQWFIPAVRGDIPPGCAAYGFVCDGTRLLVFGGMVEYGKYSNDLYELQASRWEWKKLKAKNPKNGPPPCPRLGHSFSLVGNKCYLFGGLANDSEDPKNNIPRYLNDLYTLELRAGSSVVGWDMPITYGVLPPPRESHTAVVYTEKTSRKSRLIIYGGMSGCRLGDLWTLDIDTLTWNKPSVNGTAPLPRSLHSATTITNKMYVFGGWVPLVMDDVKVATHEKEWKCTNTLACLNLDSMCWETVLMDTLEDNIPRARAGHCAVAINSRLYVWSGRDGYRKAWNNQVCCKDLWYLETERPHAPARVQLVRANTNSLEVSWGAVSTADTYLLQLQKYDIPATPAAASPVMSASPVQPLNSPKSPAPAAAATSTQSLPQTAVLKVAAQQSATGTSVVTVRPSQPGKSPVTVTSLPPGVRMVMPAQPTQGSPIGSSPQMSGMAALAAAAAATQKIPPSSAGTVLNVPAGATILKTVAVSPGTTTMKMASPLMVSNPATRMLKTAAAQVGTGTASSPTNTRPIITVHKSGAVTVAQQAQVVTTVVGGVTKTITLVKSPLTMGSGGTLISSLGKMMSVVQTKPVQTSAITGQASTNPLTQLIQTKGPLPAGTILKLVTSADGKPTTIITTSQAGGTGNKPHILNISGVSPSTTKQGTTIIKTIPMSALMSQSGATGLNSRVTSSGGMKSPITILTTKVMTTGTPGKIITAVPKLGTAAGQQGLTQVVLKGAPGQPGTILRTVPMSTVGGVRLVTPVTVSAVKPTVTTLVVKGTTGVTTLGTVTGTVSSSLAGATVDSSNASLATPITTLGNIATLSSQVINPAAITVSAAQTNLTSVSTLPSSTMAVQNQPTQVTLITTPSGVEAQPVQDLPVSILASPTSEQPSSSEAGAAGDGSGTVTLVCSNPPCETHETGTTNTATTSSAAMGAGQVCSNPPCETHETGTTNTATTASAAMGAGQVCSNPPCETHETGTTNTATTASSNMSAPRMCSNPPCETHETGTTNTATTASANMGEVQQQCSNPPCETHVTGTTNTATQSASNMNTSETTTTARRACSNPPYETHETGTSNNQSTTDMEGNQTSTSTGQVQGVCSNPPDETHETGTTNNQSTSNLEGNQTSASTGQVVRVCSTLPYETHKTGTTNSQSTATSNMGSDQTSTSTGKAQRACSNPPYEAHETGATNNQSTSNTEGNQTSTSTGQVQRVCSNPPCETHETGTTNSESTSASNMGSDQTSTSTGQVQRVCSNPPCETHETGTTNSQSTSASNMGSDQTSTSTGQVQRVCSNPPCETHETGTTNSQSTSASNMGSDQTSTSTGQAQRVCSNPPCETHETGTTNTATTATCNMETGEGTAQQTEEGAESTSSPEVDAAATAAAAAPAPIPPTTAAAAAPAAGMVTTTQGRAITTVTQSTPAPGPSVPSISSIAEGVSTAASSTEEPMQTDETASADAAAVEEGASAMETQAEGEAATAATLNLPSELMSEGQGATLMVTGLSDEELAVTAAAEAAAQAAATEEAQALAIQAVLQAAQQAVMNEGDSTGENQQPTSIPIMLTQQELAALVHQQQQLQMQEAQAAAQQASVDASLPTEGLAPADSLNDPSVESNGHNEMAAAVTSAVASLLPRPTAETLAPSSTFAPSVSVASPAKLQAAAALAEVANGIEGEKQAPQPTPVKPVVKKENQWFDVGIVKVTNMVVTHFYMPGDSSQGDDDSGVMPDYGQMKKMELQPGTAYKFRVAGINACGRGAFSEISAFKTCLPGFPGAPCAIKISKSPDGAHLTWEPPSVTSGKIIEYSVYLAIQSNQTAEAKASTPAQLAFMRVYCGPNPSCLVQSSSLSNAHIDYTTKPAIIFRIAARNEKGYGPATQVRWLQESGKDAASAKPAAKRPGTSPDTKSTGPKKARTDQ, encoded by the exons ATGTCTGCCCCTGGCTCCGCGGTGTCTGGGACCACGGCGTCGGTTCTGCAGCCGCGGTGGAAACGGGTCCTCGGATGGTCCGGTCCCGTTCCCCGGCCCAGGCATGGGCACAGAGCTGTTGCTATAAAGGAGCTTATGGTTGTCTTTGGCGGTGGAAACGAGGGGATTGTGGATGAACTACATGTATACAACACCG cTACAAACCAGTGGTTTATCCCAGCGGTTCGTGGCGATATTCCCCCTGGTTGTGCTGCATATGGTTTTGTCTGTGATGGCACTAGATTGCTGGTTTTTGGTGGAATGGTGGAGTATGGAAAGTACAGCAACGACCTCTACGAACTGCAG gcCAGCAGATGGGAATGGAAAAAGTTGAAAGCAAAAAACCCAAAGAACGGTCCCCCTCCTTGTCCTCGTCTTGGCCACAGTTTCTCGCTAGTTGGCAACAAATGCTACCTGTTTGGTGGACTAGCCAATGACAGCGAAGACCCCAAAAACAACATTCCCAG ATACCTGAATGACCTGTACACACTTGAGCTCCGCGCAGGCTCCAGTGTGGTAGGATGGGACATGCCAATCACATATGGCGTTCTGCCTCCTCCTCGGGAGAGCCACACTGCTGTTGTATACACAGAAAAGACGAGCAGGAAATCTCGCCTGATAATCTATGGAGGGATGAGTGGTTGTCGCCTTGGGGATCTGTGGACACTTGATATTG ATACCCTGACATGGAACAAACCATCAGTGAACGGGACAGCACCGCTCCCCAGAAGTCTTCACTCTGCCACCACCATCACAAACAA GATGTATGTTTTTGGAGGATGGGTTCCATTGGTAATGGATGATGTCAAAGTGGCCACACACGAGAAGGAGTGGAAGTGCACCAACACTCTTGCCTGCCTAAATCTAG ACTCCATGTGTTGGGAGACCGTGTTGATGGATACCCTCGAAGACAACATCCCTCGGGCCCGTGCTGGCCACTGTGCCGTGGCCATCAATTCTAGACTCTATGTATGGAGCGGCCGCGACGGTTATCGTAAAGCCTGGAACAACCAAGTCTGTTGTAAAGACCTCTGGTACCTGGAAACAG aGCGGCCACATGCCCCTGCTAGGGTGCAGTTAGTTCGTGCCAACACAAACTCCCTTGAAGTGAGCTGGGGCGCAGTCTCAACTGCTGACACCTACTTACTGCAGCTGCAGAAATATGACATCCCCGCAACTCCAGCTGCAGCCTCGCCAGTCATGAGTGCCAGTCCCGTGCAGCCTTTGAACTCTCCAAAGAGCCCTGcaccggctgcagcagcaacctCTACTCAAAGCTTACCCCAGACAG CTGTCTTGAAGGTTGCAGCTCAACAGTCTGCCACAGGCACGTCTGTTGTCACGGTCCGCCCCAGCCAGCCCGGGAAATCCCCCGTCACTGTGACATCCCTTCCACCAGGTGTCCGTATGGTGATGCCGGCGCAGCCCACCCAGGGATCG CCAATTGGTAGTAGCCCTCAGATGAGCGGCATGGCAGCtttggctgcagcagctgccgcaACACAGAAGATCCCACCCTCTTCTGCAGGAACTGTCCTAAATGTTCCTGCAGGGGCCACCATTCTCAAAACAGTAGCTGTTTCGCCTGGCACAACCACAATGAAAATGGCTTCTCCACTCATG GTCAGTAACCCAGCTACTCGAATGCTGAAAACAGCTGCAGCCCAGGTGGGAACAGGGACTGCGTCCTCTCCCACCAACACCAGACCCATCATCACTGTGCACAAGTCTGGTGCAGTCACAGTGGCTCAGCAGGCCCAGGTGGTAACCACAGTGGTGGGTGGGGTCACCAAGACAATCACCCTGGTCAAGAGTCCCCTCACCATGGGGAGTGGCGGCACACTG ATCTCCAGCCTTGGCAAGATGATGTCCGTGGTACAAACCAAGCCAGTGCAGACATCAGCTATCACAGGCCAGGCGTCCACTAACCCTCTAACACAGCTCATACAG ACAAAGGGTCCCCTCCCAGCCGGCACCATCCTAAAGCTGGTGACCTCCGCTGATGGCAAgcccaccaccatcatcaccacttCCCAGGCAGGAGGCACAGGAAACAAGCCTCATATCCTCAACATCAGCGGCGTCTCTCCTAGCACCACTAAGCAGGGCACCACCATCATCAAGACCATCCCCATGTCAGCTCTCATGTCCCAGTCAGGAGCTACAGGTCTAAACTCAC GTGTGACCAGCAGTGGAGGCATGAAATCACCGATCACAATCCTCACCACAAAGGTGATGACCACCGGTACCCCTGGCAAAATCATCACTGCAGTGCCCAAACTCGGCACTGCAGCCGGCCAACAGGGACTGACACAG GTGGTTTTGAAAGGTGCGCCGGGGCAACCTGGCACTATTTTGCGCACCGTGCCTATGAGCACAGTCGGTGGTGTTCGACTTGTTACGCCAGTGACCGTATCTGCCGTCAAGCCTACTGTCACCACTTTGGTTGTCAAGGGAACCACTG GTGTCACCACTCTTGGGACAGTCACTGGGACGGTCTCCTCAAGTCTAGCAGGAGCCACGGTGGACAGTTCAAACGCCTCTCTGGCCACCCCCATCACCACACTGGGAAACATCGCTACCCTGTCCAGCCAGGTCATCAACCCAGCTGCCATAACCGTTTCAGCTGCTCAGACCAACCTGACTTCTGTCTCCACGTTGCCCTCGTCTACCATGGCGGTGCAA AACCAGCCCACCCAGGTGACTTTGATCACAACTCCCAGTGGAGTAGAAGCTCAACCGGTACAGGATCTACCAGTGTCCATCCTTGCTTCACCAACCTCCGAGCAGCCCAGCTCTTCTGAGGCTGGAGCAGCTGGCGACGGCTCTGGAACTGTCACCCTGGTCTGCTCCAACCCCCCATGTGAGACCCACGAGACAGGAACTACAAACACCGCGACCACCTCATCGGCCGCCATGGGAGCCGGACAGGTCTGTTCTAACCCGCCCTGCGAGACTCACGAGACCGGAACCACCAACACCGCCACCACCGCCTCTGCTGCTATGGGAGCAGGACAGGTGTGTTCCAACCCACCGTGCGAGACCCACGAAACCGGCACCACCAACACCGCCACAACTGCGTCATCAAACATGTCCGCGCCACGCATGTGCTCTAACCCACCGTGCGAAACCCATGAAACCGGAACAACCAACACAGCCACCACAGCGTCGGCTAACATGGGAGAAGTCCAGCAGCAGTGCTCCAACCCACCATGTGAGACCCACGTGACCGGCACCACCAACACAGCCACCCAGTCGGCATCTAACATGAACACAAGCGAGACGACGACAACCGCGCGGAGGGCGTGCTCCAACCCGCCCTACGAAACACACGAGACTGGGACCTCCAACAACCAGTCCACCACCGACATGGAAGGCAACCAGACCAGTACGTCCACGGGCCAGGTCCAGGGGGTGTGCTCCAACCCACCTGACGAAACACATGAGACTGGGACCACCAACAACCAGTCCACCTCCAACCTGGAAGGCAACCAGACCAGTGCATCGACCGGCCAGGTGGTGAGGGTGTGCTCCACCCTGCCCTACGAAACACACAAGACTGGGACCACCAACTCGCAGTCCACAGCCACCTCTAACATGGGGAGCGACCAGACCAGTACATCCACAGGCAAGGCCCAGAGGGCGTGCTCCAACCCGCCGTACGAAGCACACGAGACTGGGGCCACCAACAACCAGTCCACCTCCAACACGGAAGGCAACCAGACCAGCACATCCACAGGCCAGGTCCAGAGGGTGTGCTCCAACCCGCCCTGCGAAACGCACGAGACTGGGACCACCAACTCCGAGTCTACATCCGCCTCCAACATGGGAAGCGACCAGACCAGTACATCCACGGGCCAGGTCCAGAGGGTGTGCTCCAACCCGCCCTGCGAAACGCACGAGACTGGGACCACCAACTCCCAGTCTACATCCGCCTCCAACATGGGAAGCGACCAGACCAGTACATCCACGGGCCAGGTCCAGAGGGTGTGCTCCAACCCGCCCTGTGAAACGCACGAGACTGGGACCACCAACTCCCAGTCCACATCCGCCTCCAACATGGGAAGCGACCAGACCAGTACATCCACGGGCCAGGCCCAGAGGGTGTGCTCCAACCCGCCCTGTGAAACGCACGAAACGGGTACCACCAACACAGCTACCACTGCCACCTGCAACATGGAGACTGGCGAAGGCACCG CCCAGCAGACAGAGGAGGGAGCAGAAAGTACCAGCAGCCCAGAAGTTGATGCCGCTGCcactgctgccgccgccgcccccgcccccatcccccccaccactgctgcagcagcagcaccggcaGCTGGCATGGTTACCACAACTCAGGGCAGGGCCATCACTACTGTCACTCAATCAACACCAGCCCCCGGACCCTCTGTGCCT TCGATCTCATCAATCGCAGAGGGAGTGAGTACTGCTGCCAGCTCCACAGAGGAACCCATGCAAACTGATGAGACGGCATCAGCAGATGCTGCAGCTGTAGAGGAGGGAGCCAGCGCTATGGAGACACAAGCAGAg GGAGAAGCAGCCACCGCTGCCACCTTAAATCTGCCCTCAGAGCTGATGTCTGAGGGTCAGGGCGCCACTCTCATGGTGACGGGGCTGTCGGACGAGGAGCTAGCTgtgactgcagcagcggaggCCGCTGCACAGGCAGCAGCCACTGAAGAAGCCCAGGCCCTCGCTATCCAGGCTGTCCTCCAGGCCGCCCAGCAAGCAGTAATGA ATGAGGGTGATTCCACTGGAGAGAACCAGCAGCCCACCAGCATCCCCATCATGTTAACCCAACAGGAGCTCGCAGCGCTggtccatcagcagcagcagctgcagatgcAGGAAGCTCAGGCTGCAGCCCAGCAGGCCAGCGTGGACGCAAGTTTGCCCACTGAGGGCCTCGCCCCCGCCGACAGCCTCAACGACCCCTCGGTCGAGAGCAACGGGCACAATGAGATGGCCGCGGCGGTCACCAGCGCCGTAGCATCACTGCTCCCTCGTCCCACCGCTGAGA CACTCGCTCCATCAAGCACGTTTGCGCCCTCTGTGTCGGTGGCGAGTCCGGCCAAGCTACAAGCAGCGGCCGCTCTAGCGGAGGTCGCCAACGGGATCGAGGGGGAG AAGCAAGCTCCTCAGCCAACCCCAGTGAAGCCCGTTGTAAAGAAAGAGAACCAGTGGTTTGATGTTGGAATTGTGAAAGTGACAAATATGGTGGTCACCCACTTCTATATGCCAGGAGACAGTTCTCAAGGAGAT GATGACTCTGGCGTCATGCCCGACTACGGCCAGATGAAGAAGATGGAGCTGCAGCCCGGCACGGCTTACAAGTTCCGCGTTGCCGGAATCAACGCTTGTGGCCGCGGGGCTTTCTCTGAGATATCTGCCTTCAAGACCTGCCTACCAGGCTTCCCAGGGGCACCTTGCGCCATAAAAATCAGCAAG AGCCCGGACGGTGCCCACCTGACCTGGGAGCCGCCCTCTGTGACGTCGGGGAAGATCATCGAGTACTCCGTGTACCTGGCCATCCAGAGCAACCAGACGGCCGAGGCCAAGGCCTCCACCCCGGCCCAGCTGGCCTTCATGCGCGTGTACTGTGGACCCAACCCGTCTTGCTTGGTGCAGTCGTCCAGCCTCTCCAACGCCCACATCGACTACACCACCAAGCCAGCCATCATCTTCCGCATTGCGGCCCGCAATGAGAAAGGCTACGGTCCCGCCACCCAAGTCCGATGGCTGCAAG AATCTGGCAAAGACGCCGCCTCTGCAAAACCGGCCGCCAAAAGACCAGGCACCTCTCCTGATAC CAAGTCTACTGGTCCAAAGAAAGCAAGGACGGACCAGTGA